The following proteins come from a genomic window of Yinghuangia sp. ASG 101:
- a CDS encoding FxLD family lanthipeptide produces the protein MAHSEVVVPAAGLADVELSEVGRTPHAVDDAAVQREFDDLDIRLLEVSVTPFGYATDDNCGSTCGGTACASGPA, from the coding sequence ATGGCACACAGCGAGGTTGTCGTCCCGGCGGCAGGTCTGGCGGACGTGGAGCTGTCAGAGGTCGGCCGCACGCCCCACGCGGTCGACGACGCGGCGGTACAGCGCGAGTTCGACGACCTGGACATCCGGCTGCTGGAAGTCTCGGTCACACCCTTCGGATACGCGACCGACGACAACTGCGGCTCGACCTGCGGCGGCACCGCGTGCGCAAGTGGCCCGGCCTGA
- a CDS encoding helix-turn-helix domain-containing protein encodes MSQSPSSSAQQAREALAARLRQIMVEAGLNASRVAEQAGWYPSKSSRLLTAKTAPSRTDIEAWCRVCGVPQLARDLIAQAAEVQSMYALWRTQVRSGMLRLQTEPKRLHARTTSFKCYASDVLPGFVQTFAYARALITAYGRFHGAPDDADASAAARVERSRIIHRRGRTFALVIEEAALYHRVGDVDVMREQLRHLIDVARLPAVSVGIIPTTNVEREYPMDTTFGMFDDSLVRIELLTAQVRVTAPSEVRDYVRAFDIFSRAAVHGSEARRLIVRALAGLGDPRDAPNS; translated from the coding sequence ATGTCCCAGTCGCCTTCCTCAAGCGCCCAACAGGCCCGTGAAGCCCTCGCGGCTCGCCTGCGCCAGATCATGGTGGAGGCCGGGCTCAACGCATCGCGCGTCGCCGAGCAGGCGGGATGGTACCCGTCGAAGTCATCCCGCCTGCTCACCGCCAAGACCGCGCCGAGCCGCACCGACATCGAGGCGTGGTGTCGCGTGTGCGGCGTGCCGCAGCTCGCGCGAGACCTGATCGCCCAGGCCGCCGAGGTCCAGTCGATGTACGCCCTGTGGAGGACACAGGTGCGGTCGGGGATGCTGCGCCTTCAGACCGAGCCGAAGCGGTTGCACGCTCGAACCACAAGCTTCAAGTGCTACGCGTCCGATGTGCTGCCCGGGTTCGTCCAGACCTTCGCGTACGCGCGTGCCCTCATCACGGCGTACGGCCGATTCCACGGAGCCCCCGACGACGCCGACGCGTCTGCCGCAGCCCGCGTGGAGCGGTCCCGGATCATCCACCGCCGCGGCCGGACGTTCGCCCTGGTCATCGAAGAAGCCGCCCTGTACCACCGGGTTGGTGACGTCGACGTCATGCGCGAGCAACTGCGGCATCTCATCGACGTGGCGCGATTGCCGGCCGTGTCGGTCGGCATCATCCCCACCACGAATGTCGAGCGTGAGTACCCGATGGACACCACGTTCGGGATGTTCGACGACAGTCTGGTTCGGATCGAGCTGCTGACCGCTCAGGTGCGTGTCACCGCCCCGAGCGAAGTTCGCGACTATGTACGGGCATTCGACATTTTCAGCCGTGCTGCCGTTCATGGCTCCGAGGCCCGGCGTTTGATCGTCCGCGCTCTCGCGGGTCTGGGAGACCCCCGGGACGCCCCGAACAGCTGA
- a CDS encoding DUF6879 family protein, with product MPRQHTVTIDELFDTCARSAVHLELRDQYALGTQADAFAAWRAGKLSREERAARWNGFHETVTAAVGRGVVFRRLRVVSVPVSPYIAFEHAGTAAAIKAGEDVRWVARFDVRDLLLPSHDFWIFDDRWITWAVFDGEGVVRSREVDDDPSLAAHLMTGFEQAWQRAIPHAEFKV from the coding sequence ATGCCGCGGCAGCACACGGTTACGATTGACGAGCTGTTCGACACGTGCGCGCGGTCCGCTGTCCACCTCGAACTGCGGGATCAGTACGCGCTCGGGACCCAGGCCGACGCGTTCGCGGCCTGGCGTGCCGGCAAGCTTTCTCGCGAGGAGCGGGCCGCTCGGTGGAACGGGTTCCACGAAACCGTCACCGCCGCTGTCGGGCGCGGTGTGGTGTTTCGACGGTTGCGGGTGGTCTCGGTGCCGGTGTCGCCGTACATCGCCTTCGAGCACGCCGGTACTGCCGCAGCGATCAAGGCCGGCGAGGACGTGCGGTGGGTGGCCAGGTTCGACGTACGAGACCTCTTGCTACCGTCGCATGATTTCTGGATCTTCGATGACCGGTGGATCACGTGGGCGGTATTCGACGGTGAAGGCGTGGTGCGTTCCCGCGAGGTCGACGACGACCCCAGCTTGGCGGCGCACCTGATGACCGGGTTCGAGCAGGCGTGGCAACGGGCTATCCCGCACGCCGAGTTCAAGGTCTGA
- a CDS encoding tetratricopeptide repeat protein, producing the protein MMIEPDTAKADGRGLVLMIAGQQPTYRRGHRLASTGGALTAWVGVSPADLLPDALADVVHLPVGSAPQSVRGYLERAARTRGPVLIYITGHLVPDKRGELHLALRETTAAAVRYDGLPWSWIADTLRPRKGPNTLVIADLTAEPETGRALVDDRTRLSVDLPLWGVVNPPPSGDAPVASWTRTLVIALRRGFARQPLHVDPAHIHHDITACAALPGALEWVPAPGTTLPLINGMPGVPDSIPPAGEPVTLAGPSALPLLPTDLTTRDALHTDPLAEAEPPPAPSPYDDRRATIEEIVEDGHPEQAIPIALGISVALDEDCGPLDVEALRALDLLAWLTALADRPAAAVPLYTKLAHRYLKIRGRAEPHRGPAAAEAAYALWQTLDDDSARRLAGDIATLQAALPGEPTTAAAVRERLARFATPAGSQPTPTPPVPVVTVSPALATPAPAPEQASQAPTEALAAVEQIRSLAQAGQVEEALTTATVLIGSIAREHGPDHPHTLNARDVYGFLLAEAGRYAEAATLYADVARRRHRRADHPGAAKAADNAHAMWDRMPDGSAQTARIGRTIVDLRRDILSPRLALDAARTRLQRLTAPTPTAPSPAAAPEPAIPAYGPERQNVPASDPAVPEHAAENGPPTEAADLLEAVEKALADGEVAHAANLADVLASGLEEQYGPDHPHTLQAREVQAHTTAGSGNAADATMMYLRLAQWHAVTSGAHSPGAVRASDAAAALWQHLGPTPEALTIGPEIVDLRTHVPGSDPNAGKAAQTHWENLCRAAARR; encoded by the coding sequence ATGATGATTGAGCCGGATACCGCGAAGGCCGACGGCCGCGGTCTGGTCCTGATGATCGCAGGGCAGCAGCCCACATACCGCCGCGGCCACCGCCTTGCGTCGACCGGCGGCGCGCTCACCGCGTGGGTCGGCGTCTCCCCCGCCGATCTCCTGCCGGATGCCCTCGCCGACGTCGTCCACCTGCCCGTCGGCAGCGCCCCGCAGTCCGTCCGCGGCTACCTCGAACGCGCCGCCCGCACCCGCGGCCCCGTCCTCATCTACATCACCGGCCACTTGGTCCCCGACAAGCGCGGAGAACTCCACCTCGCCCTCCGCGAAACCACCGCGGCCGCCGTCCGGTACGACGGCCTGCCCTGGTCCTGGATCGCGGACACCTTGCGCCCCCGCAAAGGCCCCAACACCCTCGTCATCGCCGACCTGACCGCCGAACCCGAGACCGGCCGCGCCCTGGTCGACGACCGCACCCGTCTGAGTGTCGACCTGCCGCTGTGGGGCGTCGTCAACCCACCACCCAGCGGAGATGCGCCCGTCGCCTCCTGGACCCGAACCCTCGTGATCGCCCTGCGCAGGGGGTTCGCCCGCCAACCGCTCCACGTCGACCCCGCGCACATCCACCACGACATCACCGCCTGCGCTGCCCTGCCCGGAGCCCTCGAATGGGTGCCCGCCCCCGGCACGACGCTGCCGCTGATCAACGGCATGCCCGGCGTTCCGGACAGCATCCCGCCCGCCGGCGAACCGGTCACCCTCGCCGGACCCAGCGCGCTTCCCCTCCTCCCGACCGACCTCACCACCCGGGACGCGCTGCACACTGATCCCTTGGCTGAAGCGGAACCGCCCCCCGCCCCTAGCCCCTACGACGACCGGCGCGCCACCATCGAGGAGATCGTGGAGGACGGGCACCCCGAGCAAGCTATCCCGATCGCCCTCGGCATATCCGTTGCCCTTGACGAAGACTGCGGCCCCCTCGACGTCGAGGCGCTTCGAGCGCTCGACCTCCTCGCCTGGCTGACCGCGCTCGCCGACCGCCCGGCCGCCGCCGTCCCCCTCTACACCAAGCTTGCGCACCGCTACCTCAAGATTCGCGGCCGCGCCGAACCTCACCGCGGGCCAGCAGCTGCCGAAGCCGCCTACGCCCTGTGGCAGACCCTTGACGACGACAGCGCCCGGCGCCTCGCCGGCGATATCGCGACCCTGCAAGCCGCTCTGCCAGGAGAGCCGACCACCGCCGCCGCCGTCCGGGAGCGCCTCGCTCGCTTTGCCACACCAGCCGGGTCACAGCCAACGCCCACACCACCCGTCCCAGTTGTGACAGTAAGCCCGGCGCTTGCGACGCCTGCTCCGGCGCCGGAGCAGGCGTCGCAAGCACCGACTGAGGCGCTCGCCGCTGTCGAGCAGATTCGAAGCCTTGCCCAGGCCGGGCAGGTCGAGGAGGCCCTGACCACCGCGACTGTGCTCATCGGGAGCATCGCCCGCGAGCACGGTCCCGATCACCCCCATACCCTCAACGCGCGCGATGTGTACGGCTTCCTTCTAGCCGAAGCTGGCCGCTACGCCGAGGCAGCTACCCTGTACGCCGATGTCGCCCGTCGCCGCCACCGCCGCGCCGACCATCCAGGTGCAGCCAAGGCCGCCGACAACGCCCACGCCATGTGGGACCGCATGCCAGACGGCAGCGCACAGACCGCTCGGATTGGGCGGACTATCGTGGACCTGCGCCGCGATATTCTCAGCCCGCGCCTCGCCCTTGACGCCGCGCGCACGCGCCTGCAGAGACTCACCGCACCCACCCCTACAGCGCCGAGCCCGGCTGCAGCGCCCGAACCAGCCATCCCGGCCTATGGGCCCGAACGTCAGAACGTTCCCGCCTCCGACCCTGCGGTCCCCGAGCACGCCGCCGAAAACGGCCCACCGACTGAAGCAGCCGACCTCTTGGAGGCCGTCGAGAAGGCCCTCGCCGATGGCGAAGTGGCGCACGCCGCGAACCTCGCAGACGTCCTCGCCTCCGGCCTGGAGGAGCAGTATGGCCCCGACCACCCGCATACCCTGCAAGCCCGCGAGGTTCAGGCACACACCACTGCCGGGTCGGGCAACGCCGCCGATGCCACGATGATGTACCTCCGCCTCGCTCAGTGGCACGCTGTCACCTCCGGCGCCCACTCGCCCGGCGCCGTCCGCGCCTCCGACGCTGCCGCGGCGCTGTGGCAGCACCTCGGGCCCACGCCCGAGGCCCTCACCATAGGCCCCGAAATCGTCGACCTCCGCACACACGTCCCCGGCTCCGACCCAAACGCCGGAAAAGCCGCGCAAACCCACTGGGAAAATCTCTGCCGCGCCGCAGCGCGGCGGTGA
- a CDS encoding type IV secretory system conjugative DNA transfer family protein gives MSHHQRRARRRNLAPLRSDRRPHDPCGVAPDRAFGLGAPAGWALAATGGVSAADLMQQPGVVSLAALAAGAGAGLLYVTSRGGMGAPRTGFASKQEIATLGAKALVRRRATLRPSLASVAGRDISPMGLGWRLGLSRPYRVPIYSSCEDATLVIGPPRQGKSGLLGNAVAEAPGAVLCTSTKADLLHLTGDWRGRRGRVWVFSAAAPEDNPPQNASLPPLHAFTWSPVAGCRDPQVAMRRAGYLLSGSGGAAGTENRAFWEEAAYKALKSMLLVADLAGLGMAEVATWARNPQDKTPLTLVERLKSEGASIPAGWEHDLAQVMNGPDKTRDSVYMTLSMSLAFMASPRAAALTLGGDDAFDIDAFLAGGADTLYMIGEDTEYGGIGPLFSALAGEVFEAAKALAARMPSGRLDPPLTMVIDEAALICPIPLPRWSSDSGGRGVTLHVAVQSPAQMYATWGKYEGQTIWSNCTKIVMGGIGVVEHLEDISKLCGEQVEIRRSRSEGQNGASTSEAESRVPVMTPTDIRTIPRGQALLLHRSLRPVMFGYTNIWDHPGIAKWRRDEARHAKQAERRTRRKSRRAERRGASAPLAPVAPPTGPAVPGQVAAAPLGTDPAPVVPPRPEHLPPVAAPPVRITSAPPNWPMPVTVLRPTDHAADGEDANRGAG, from the coding sequence ATGTCCCATCACCAGCGCAGGGCGCGGCGCCGAAACCTCGCGCCGCTTCGATCCGACCGCCGCCCGCACGATCCTTGCGGCGTCGCTCCGGACCGCGCGTTCGGCCTGGGGGCGCCTGCGGGCTGGGCCCTCGCCGCCACCGGCGGCGTCAGCGCGGCGGACCTCATGCAACAGCCAGGCGTCGTGTCCCTTGCGGCCTTGGCAGCCGGGGCCGGCGCAGGCCTGCTGTACGTCACGTCCCGGGGTGGCATGGGCGCCCCGCGAACCGGCTTCGCGAGCAAGCAGGAGATCGCCACCTTGGGCGCCAAGGCTCTGGTCAGGCGCCGTGCAACGCTTCGCCCGTCCCTAGCCTCGGTCGCAGGCCGCGACATCAGCCCTATGGGACTGGGGTGGCGCCTGGGACTGTCGCGCCCGTACCGCGTGCCGATCTACAGCTCGTGCGAGGACGCGACCCTCGTCATCGGCCCGCCCCGGCAGGGCAAGTCCGGGCTGCTCGGCAACGCGGTGGCGGAGGCGCCCGGCGCGGTGCTGTGCACGTCGACCAAGGCGGACCTGCTGCACCTGACCGGCGACTGGCGCGGGCGTCGGGGCCGCGTGTGGGTGTTCAGCGCCGCCGCGCCAGAGGATAATCCGCCGCAGAACGCCTCCCTCCCACCCCTGCACGCGTTCACCTGGTCACCGGTCGCGGGCTGTCGGGATCCTCAAGTCGCGATGCGTCGCGCCGGCTACCTGCTGAGCGGCTCGGGCGGGGCGGCCGGCACCGAGAACCGCGCATTCTGGGAGGAGGCCGCATACAAGGCGCTGAAGTCGATGCTGCTCGTGGCCGACCTGGCGGGTCTGGGCATGGCCGAGGTCGCCACCTGGGCGCGCAACCCGCAGGACAAGACGCCGTTGACACTAGTCGAGCGGCTGAAGAGCGAAGGCGCGTCGATCCCGGCAGGCTGGGAGCACGACCTCGCGCAGGTCATGAACGGTCCGGACAAAACGCGTGATTCGGTCTACATGACGTTGTCGATGTCGCTCGCGTTCATGGCCTCCCCACGGGCCGCCGCACTCACCCTGGGCGGCGACGACGCGTTCGACATCGACGCGTTCCTGGCCGGCGGCGCGGACACCCTGTACATGATCGGCGAGGACACTGAGTACGGCGGGATCGGCCCGCTGTTCTCGGCGCTGGCGGGGGAGGTTTTCGAGGCCGCGAAGGCACTGGCCGCGCGTATGCCCTCGGGCCGCTTGGACCCGCCGCTGACCATGGTCATCGACGAGGCCGCGCTGATCTGCCCCATCCCGCTGCCGAGGTGGAGCTCGGACTCCGGCGGCCGGGGCGTGACACTGCACGTCGCGGTCCAGAGCCCTGCTCAGATGTACGCAACCTGGGGCAAGTACGAGGGCCAGACCATCTGGAGCAACTGCACCAAGATCGTCATGGGCGGCATCGGCGTGGTCGAGCACCTGGAGGACATCAGCAAGCTCTGCGGAGAGCAGGTCGAGATCCGCCGCTCTCGGTCCGAGGGCCAGAACGGCGCGTCCACTTCGGAGGCAGAGAGCCGTGTCCCGGTCATGACGCCGACCGACATCCGCACGATCCCGCGCGGCCAGGCGCTGCTCCTGCATCGCAGTCTGCGGCCGGTGATGTTCGGCTACACGAACATCTGGGACCACCCCGGGATCGCGAAGTGGCGCCGTGACGAGGCCAGACATGCCAAGCAGGCGGAGCGGCGTACACGGCGCAAATCACGGCGGGCGGAGCGTCGCGGCGCGTCCGCTCCACTGGCTCCCGTCGCCCCGCCGACCGGCCCAGCGGTGCCAGGGCAGGTTGCCGCCGCGCCTCTGGGCACCGATCCCGCGCCGGTGGTGCCGCCCCGGCCGGAGCACCTCCCGCCCGTTGCGGCCCCGCCGGTGCGTATCACCAGCGCGCCACCCAACTGGCCGATGCCGGTTACCGTGCTCCGGCCGACCGATCACGCGGCGGACGGCGAGGATGCGAACCGAGGTGCCGGATGA